The sequence below is a genomic window from Daphnia pulicaria isolate SC F1-1A chromosome 6, SC_F0-13Bv2, whole genome shotgun sequence.
TGACAGGCGGACGGAAGCGACTGGTCTAACTCAGCAGTGAAGTACGACAAATTGTTTAGCAGCATTATAAGCAGAGAAGCTAGAATTGAGTGTGGGTagcgaagataaggatggagcagaaagTTGGTAGAAGTCACTCTTCTGTAATGGACAAAGGCCAGCATCAAGGATCTCTGTGCCAGACCACACAATTCCAATAAAGAAACTGTGTTGTAGATTAACATCGGCGGCTGGACTCGCGAAATCCGATGGATCCAATGGCATAACACATAACCTATAAATTCCTAAagcaaagaacagaaaaaggttttaacattGCAGTGAGGCCCATAAATACCCACCGCCAAGATGGAATCCAAAGTTAATTACATGATAAAGCGAGAACATAGAAGCACACCTTTACCTCAATCTGTTGTAGGTTCCTATTACTCGTTTCTTGTAGCTATGAAGTGGGAGATGCACGGAATGGCAGCAATACAATTTCATGACGCAACAATCCCACCAAAAGTGTTGAAAGGTGTAAACATCTTTCAGGCAAGAATGAACCTGTTAATAAAAGGGGCGTGGATTTTGAgattattttattgcattgaTGGATGATGAGGTAGTAAAATCGGAAGGTTATGCTTACCTGTAACCATATATCCAATGCCACAAATTTTGGGAAAAACAGCTAGAAGTTTTGTCTAAAATGTTAGAGGATGATGTAGATGAAGCTGAGAGTGTGAGTTACAGAAAGTGTTGAGCAATTTGTTCCTACAATGGGGTCCAAATTAATCTGATGACTAGACGGCAGGTACATTTTCTACAATTCCAAGTGCAGTACCAATTAGTCGAGTACACAGTGACTGATAGAAAATTTGCTACTATGTAgttataaaaatcaaaataagcttacatgtaaataattggttgattttgggcagtaaaacatgaaaattcgAATACAGAAGATGACATAACTCGTTCACACATTTCGCCATTTTCCACCATCTAGCGGCACACTGGGAAATTCTCTGAATCGTTAAAAACAACCGCTAGATGATGCCAGTGCTTCAGGCAGACGAGACGTTCGTCCTTCGACGGGAAGCTACTTTGTTACTAACGAGTAACGACTTTTACATGGAGGAATAGGGAGGTCTCTCCGACGGTGGCGCGATCTAGGCTCTCGCGGCATATGGACAGAGaccttttagtaaaaaaagcgGACAAccccttatgggaaatttaacatggAGACTGGAAACCATCTCTCCATGCCCATGGCCAAATCCAAAAGTGGATATTTCCGCCACACCAGACACCACACTGAAAGAAGGTGTAAAGTTTGTTAAGGAAGTTTAATGAAATCATGACTATTCCATATTCCATAGTCAAGTGATACAATCCTAAAAATCTAACTGGAAGGATGGAAGATATAAAGATTTGCTTAGGCTCTTGCAAATTATTCATAGGCAAATTAAAGATAACCGATAAATAAAGTTGAAGAGTAAAAAACTAAAGAGAGAcaggaaaaggagagaaaagaaaattcagttCGCCCAGCATTATTGTTAGGGTAAGTGTATGTGTTGTTGCTGTAATCGCCGGTGCTACACGGAAGAGACTCGACGGGCAGGTCCGTCTGCGGAATCCAATTGTCGAAAGGCTTCACACCATCGGCTGCCATCTGATCTCGCACCTGCACACATGAAAATGAGAATTAATAAAGAAtaactgtaaaaaataaaataattatccaACCGCTTCTGTGCCTTTAAAGACACGCAGCAAGTTCCATCCGGCAACTTTTTCCAGGTCGCTTTCTGACCAACCGCGAGCAAGTAACTCAGCAAACAAGTCCGGATATTTCGAAACGTCATCCAATCCTTCTGGCACCCTATCAGTATTTTAATATTACAAGATAATCAAAGGTTATAGCATAACGTtaagttttaaaattcttacCTTGAGACACCGTTGTAGTCGGCTCCGATCCCGATGTTATCAACTCCCGCAACTTTTCGGATATGATCCATGTgatctaataataaaacagtATCAGTTACAATAAGGAACCAGTTTATACTATCTTTTAAAAACAAGTTTACATACTTGCAACATGTTGAAGAGTTGCTGGAGAAATACTGCAAGTCACGAAGTCCGAATAAAAGTTGACCATGACTACGCCACCCTTTTGAGCCACCAACTTGAGAATGTCATCGGGTACATTGCGCGTGTTGTTGCACAATGCGTACGCCGACGAGTGAGAGAAAATGACGGGAGCTGTGCTAGTTTCCAGTGCGTCTCTCATCGTTTTGCGTGAAACGTGCGATAAATCAATCAGCATTCCCAATCGATTCATTTCCTTTATGACCAACTTGAAAGCGAAAAAATTCGTTCCGataaatcttttgtttttccaaataacATTAAGTTGGGTCATATTGGTAGGTATACCTTGCCAAAAGAAGAGAGGCCATCATTGACTGGCACTCCACCAGGGTTATCCAGTTGGGAGTTATCCGCCCTGCAGCAAATAAACATCAGATTAGAATGGCGCAACAAACTTAAATTGAGAGCAGATTGTTACCAAGGAGTAGGACAAGCATGGGTCAATGTCATGTAGCGCACACCCATGTCATACATCATACGGAGTATGCCCAATGAGCTGTCGATGGAATGGCCACCTTCCACTCCTACGAGGCTGCCAATTTTCCCCCGGCTAAAAGCGTCCTCGATCcctgaaatgtaaaaaaaaatgaagtcaAAACTATCCTTTAGCTAGCGTTAAGAAAAATTATCGTCAAAGTGGAACCTTTTGCTGATGTAACAAATTCGAAAGTACTGGGATTGGCTTCCACCAATCGATGTATGACGTCAATCTGCTCCCATGTCTTGGCGAGGGCGTCCTTGTATTGAGTCTTACAGTCCACATAGGCCACCCAAAACTATTGATGGTGTACATACAAAATAACGTACTTGCTTCAACTTCAATTGAGATTAATAATTTCGGGTTGCCAACATTATACCTGAGCTCCGACCTGACCCTGGCGCAGTCTGTTGATGTCTGTATGAGACGACGGAGAACTGGCCCATGGCTCCAATTTGGTCAAGTCAGTTATATTCAAGGCTGCGATTTGATTTTTGGCGTAATTACGCAGAGTCCACGGAAAATCATTGTGACTgcaatcaatttaaaataaaatgagaaaCTTGTACACACTTTAAATTTAATCAATCGTTTCATCCTTACCCATCAATAAGCGGAACTCGTTCCAGAACACCTCTAgcttgttttaaataattctctTTGGTAGCCGGATCGAAGCGTCTGTAGCGAGAGCTGTGGATCCCCTCCGCAACCAACAGAAGtgataaaacaattaaactCAGTTTCATTTCGTATACCTTCAAACGTGAATTTGTCTCTACTGGTATTTTATTCCGTCCGTCACTTGCAAGCAAAATCTCCAGAATGATTTGGAAGCGTGTTACATCTGCAACATTTTTGTCGGTAATTTACACACAATCAGCACTCGAAAACAACTTAATCTGGCAGTATACGAAGACGAAGAATGActctgtaatatttttttataacccTGAAACTGAAATGTTACGTTGTAAGCAAGTCGTTGATCAAATTACAGATTCGGATGCCTTGATCTCGCTCGTAAATAACGTCTGATCCGCATTTATTgaacaaaagataaaaataactgTGTAGTTCTAATAGTAAACAGTGCACACAACAGGATCTTTGTCGacttaaaattaaaacctTGTGAGCAAGGAATGCCGAGTAAATAATCGATTACTAGGCCTATCGTATGTTTCAAAAGTGTTGCAAGCCAAACGCTTTGTATGGTAAATTGGCATTGTATGATGATTGCTTGTCTTCAACaattgaatcaaaagaaaatgaaacgtgTCTGCAAAGAAgtcataaaattaaaaaaattatttgatttacatttttcaaaaggggAATTACATAATCAATAGACGCGAATAGACGTCATTATTGAGTGCGTCATTTACAGCACTAGTACACAAATTATACCGTAATGTACGGCATAAACAGTTTAAATAATTCACCGACCCAATAAATATGTACAATTTGCATTGAGAGCTCTTCTctcatttcaaaattcgtTCTCAATTAAGGTAGCACGGTCACCACTTTGTTTCCAATTATTGTCCGGCATCGGAGCGTTTACGGCTTGAAGTTGCGGAAACggctaaaaattaaaacgcatAACAATTTAATTGCTTAACAAACCTCCAGAAAGCGAATGCATTACCCTTTCACACATTTTGTAGCaattttccatattttgtACGACCGCAGCATTGTCGTCCTTATCTCTTCGCAGAAACTCGAAAATGGTAGCGAATAATCGGAGTTTGACGATGGCAACAATTGCTATTAAAACGAAGCAAGTGATGGGTATGCATGTTTTAGCTATCGTTTCAAATGACGATGACATCTGATCAAGAGTCATTGTCTCATTTTCTCTGTCCATTTCTTCTACTTCTGGGTCATCATATGACCACGCATCTGATTGACCATCGAGTAATTCACACTGATCGCCACTGAATCCAACTGGGCAACTAACAAACGAGAGATGTGCTacaattttgtaaaaatttgttaaacCTGTTCGAATGATTATGATCATTACCTGCAGCGCAAAACGGAATTCAAGAGAATAGTACAATCACCGTTGTGATAGCAAAAACCTGTACAAATATCAACATCGTCGGGTCTGGATGACGTCGATTCTAGAATTACCTCAGGCTGGCTCTTAACGATAACTTCTTTTGTTGGCTGACAAGTTTCTGATGAGGAAACCAGACAGCAATCTATTGGTTGACGACGAAATAGCACTACACTCATGACAGGATTACGAAATGTTCCCAGACTTAAGGGTCGCTTTGATGATCCGTCTTTTCTGAGAAACCAGAGTTTCTTATGATCGTAATCGCTCCAGTAAACATAGTCAACCCCCAccttaataattaaaataatggtTAATCGActataagagaaaaatatgATATATTTGTTAGTTTAGCCTACCGCGAGGTTGACGACAAATTGCCCGGTACCCCGATAGATTTCGTGTCTTCCCGTTCCGTTCACGAAACTTCTTTCAATATGGAAATATCCATTAGGCAAACTCTCAGCCCAGTACAGTCTCTGTTCCATCACGTCTAGATCTAGAGAATTTGGCAGTAACAATTCGGTTTTGACAACAATTTCACGGTGACTTCCGTTGAGAAACGAACGTTCAATAGATGGATGAGAATTGTGAATGTTTGTCCAGTACATCATTCTAAAGTAACGAGATCAAAATGTCAGAAGTACTACTGATGCCTTTGCGAACTAACTACTATGCTGCCAGCTATCAGTattgttgaaatgaaaatgatttcttacCTCGTGCAGGGATCAGAAACCAACCCACGTGGTTTAGCATCGTATTCCAAAAAGTGGACTACCTCAACACCGGCCTTTTCATCTGAGTGAACTCGGTCATGGTCAATCCGGATACGACGAATGGATTTATTTAATCCATCAGTCCACAGCAAAACATTATCCACTGGA
It includes:
- the LOC124343655 gene encoding protein cueball-like — protein: MKFGRLLIFVALKLAAVLSVKQDDLIIAVGDKLEFLKDGSTYQTLALDSYNASKFSALAYDATTQKLFFSDIRHRHGHIFSVSLDSESRRNVEDIVEKKSNETVESLTYDPVDNVLLWTDGLNKSIRRIRIDHDRVHSDEKAGVEVVHFLEYDAKPRGLVSDPCTRMMYWTNIHNSHPSIERSFLNGSHREIVVKTELLLPNSLDLDVMEQRLYWAESLPNGYFHIERSFVNGTGRHEIYRGTGQFVVNLAVGVDYVYWSDYDHKKLWFLRKDGSSKRPLSLGTFRNPVMSVVLFRRQPIDCCLVSSSETCQPTKEVIVKSQPEVILESTSSRPDDVDICTGFCYHNGDCTILLNSVLRCSCPVGFSGDQCELLDGQSDAWSYDDPEVEEMDRENETMTLDQMSSSFETIAKTCIPITCFVLIAIVAIVKLRLFATIFEFLRRDKDDNAAVVQNMENCYKMCERPFPQLQAVNAPMPDNNWKQSGDRATLIENEF
- the LOC124343669 gene encoding dipeptidase 1-like, producing MKLSLIVLSLLLVAEGIHSSRYRRFDPATKENYLKQARGVLERVPLIDGHNDFPWTLRNYAKNQIAALNITDLTKLEPWASSPSSHTDINRLRQGQVGAQFWVAYVDCKTQYKDALAKTWEQIDVIHRLVEANPSTFEFVTSAKGIEDAFSRGKIGSLVGVEGGHSIDSSLGILRMMYDMGVRYMTLTHACPTPWADNSQLDNPGGVPVNDGLSSFGKLVIKEMNRLGMLIDLSHVSRKTMRDALETSTAPVIFSHSSAYALCNNTRNVPDDILKLVAQKGGVVMVNFYSDFVTCSISPATLQHVANHMDHIRKVAGVDNIGIGADYNGVSRVPEGLDDVSKYPDLFAELLARGWSESDLEKVAGWNLLRVFKGTEAVRDQMAADGVKPFDNWIPQTDLPVESLPCSTGDYSNNTYTYPNNNAGRTEFSFLSFSCLSLVFYSSTLFIGYL